The Xenopus laevis strain J_2021 chromosome 7S, Xenopus_laevis_v10.1, whole genome shotgun sequence genome includes a window with the following:
- the LOC108703393 gene encoding pulmonary surfactant-associated protein D isoform X1: protein MSFLHTFTLFCGVSIISINAQMSKDPACALISCASTGKEGPPGKNGLPGAKGEKGERGLQGLRGPEGLQGTPGLMGPKGEQGPPGPKGDRGESSASAVEAVKIQISSLDGRLSSLQSRLDTQRKAFLFASGTRIGNTFYVTNKQEGNYFEGKTMCNKAGGQLPSPKNAAENEALAVLSARYKKQFFLGINDLQSEAFFLYPDGTTIGYANWEAREPNNDKGVEDCVEMYNTGKWNDKSCQEIRLIVCEFSS from the exons ATGTCCTTTCTCCATACTTTCACTCTTTTTTGTGGTGTATCAATAATATCAATCAATGCCCAGATGAGTAAGGATCCCGCATGCGCTCTCATTTCATGTGCATCCACGGGAAAAGAGGGACCTCCAGGCAAAAATGGATTGCCAGGAGCTAAAGGAGAGAAAGGAGAGCGAG GACTGCAAGGACTAAGAGGTCCAGAGGGGCTACAAGGAACTCCGGGGCTAATGGGGCCAAAAGGAGAACAGGGTCCACCAGGTCCAAAGGGTGACCGAGGAGAAAGTTCTGCTTCAG cagtggAAGCTGTTAAAATCCAAATATCCTCACTAGATGGACGGCTGAGTTCATTGCAGTCTAGACTTGACACTCAGAGGAAAG CTTTTCTCTTTGCAAGCGGAACACGTATTGGGAACACATTTTATGTGACGAATAAACaagaaggaaattattttgaaggAAAAACTATGTGCAACAAGGCTGGTGGTCAACTGCCTTCCCCAAAGAATGCTGCTGAGAATGAAGCTCTCGCTGTATTATCTGCACGCTACAAGAAGCAATTTTTCTTAGGTATAAATGATTTACAATCAGAAGCCTTTTTTCTGTACCCAGACGGCACAACAATTGGCTACGCTAACTGGGAGGCACGTGAACCCAATAATGACAAAGGTGTAGAAGACTGTGTTGAAATGTATAACACTGGAAAATGGAATGACAAAAGTTGTCAGGAGATCCGTCTTATTGTATGTGAATTTTCATCCTAA
- the LOC108703393 gene encoding pulmonary surfactant-associated protein D isoform X2, whose amino-acid sequence MSFLHTFTLFCGVSIISINAQMSKDPACALISCASTGKEGPPGKNGLPGAKGEKGERGLQGLRGPEGLQGTPGLMGPKGEQGPPGPKGDRGESSASVEAVKIQISSLDGRLSSLQSRLDTQRKAFLFASGTRIGNTFYVTNKQEGNYFEGKTMCNKAGGQLPSPKNAAENEALAVLSARYKKQFFLGINDLQSEAFFLYPDGTTIGYANWEAREPNNDKGVEDCVEMYNTGKWNDKSCQEIRLIVCEFSS is encoded by the exons ATGTCCTTTCTCCATACTTTCACTCTTTTTTGTGGTGTATCAATAATATCAATCAATGCCCAGATGAGTAAGGATCCCGCATGCGCTCTCATTTCATGTGCATCCACGGGAAAAGAGGGACCTCCAGGCAAAAATGGATTGCCAGGAGCTAAAGGAGAGAAAGGAGAGCGAG GACTGCAAGGACTAAGAGGTCCAGAGGGGCTACAAGGAACTCCGGGGCTAATGGGGCCAAAAGGAGAACAGGGTCCACCAGGTCCAAAGGGTGACCGAGGAGAAAGTTCTGCTTCAG tggAAGCTGTTAAAATCCAAATATCCTCACTAGATGGACGGCTGAGTTCATTGCAGTCTAGACTTGACACTCAGAGGAAAG CTTTTCTCTTTGCAAGCGGAACACGTATTGGGAACACATTTTATGTGACGAATAAACaagaaggaaattattttgaaggAAAAACTATGTGCAACAAGGCTGGTGGTCAACTGCCTTCCCCAAAGAATGCTGCTGAGAATGAAGCTCTCGCTGTATTATCTGCACGCTACAAGAAGCAATTTTTCTTAGGTATAAATGATTTACAATCAGAAGCCTTTTTTCTGTACCCAGACGGCACAACAATTGGCTACGCTAACTGGGAGGCACGTGAACCCAATAATGACAAAGGTGTAGAAGACTGTGTTGAAATGTATAACACTGGAAAATGGAATGACAAAAGTTGTCAGGAGATCCGTCTTATTGTATGTGAATTTTCATCCTAA